In Ascaphus truei isolate aAscTru1 chromosome 5, aAscTru1.hap1, whole genome shotgun sequence, one genomic interval encodes:
- the LSM1 gene encoding U6 snRNA-associated Sm-like protein LSm1, which yields MNYMPGTASLIEDIDKKHLVLLRDGRTLIGYLRSIDQFANLVLHQTVERIHVGKKYGDIPRGIFVVRGENVVLLGEIDLEKESDTPLLQVSIEEILEEQRVEQQSKHEAEKLKVQALKERGLSIPRADTLDEY from the exons ATGAACTACATGCCCGGGACCGCCAGCCTCATAGAGGATATAGACA AAAAACATTTGGTCCTTCTCCGAGATGGGAGAACACTCATCGGGTATCTGAGAAGCATCGACCAGTTCG ctAACCTCGTACTGCATCAGACTGTGGAGAGGATCCATGTTGGGAAGAAATATGGGGACATCCCGAGGGGCATTTTTGTTGTCCGAGGGGAGAATGTGGTCCTACTTGGTGAAATT GATCTGGAGAAAGAGAGCGACACCCCTTTGCTTCAGGTGTCCATAGAGGAAATCTTGGAGGAACAGCGTGTGGAACAGCAAAGCAAACACGAAGCGGAGAAGCTGAAAGTCCAGGCCCTGAAGGAGCGGGGCCTGTCCATCCCCCGCGCCGACACCCTGGATGAATATTAA